CTCTCACACGCAGAGGCTCACgactcgtctctcttccacctcttcttccctccgtCGAACATACGCGTCttgcgcctgtgtgcgtttgtgaAGGTCAACACAGTGAGCAGAAGCATACACGGGAGGTAAGCACATAAAAGATGTCGACAACGGCAGTGATTCACAATTCCATGCAGGCAACCTCCACGCCGAGGAACGAGGCAGCCGTAAAGCGTGAGATTGCCCTGCAGGAGGTGGCTGAGGTGGCGGACAACAAGTCGCAGGTGTTCCCCAAGTCTCCAGCCGACACGAAGGAGGGGGCGCACGAGGTGGTCACCACCACGGAGCCGTTCAAACATCACCTCTCTCTATGGACTAAGGTGACGAGCTACTTCACCCTCGTCATGATGTTTCTcttcgcgcgcgtgcgtgagggCTACTGTCAGGTCTTcccgagggaggaggaccATGTGCGCCCCGGCTACGCGCCGATTGTGAAAGACTTCGACCACTACTGGAACCGCCGCTTTTACCGCCGTGTACGCGACTGCTTCATGCGCCCGATCGATTCGCGCCCTTCACGTGTGATTGGGCTAATGGAGCGCGTGTCGAGGGACCACAACGACACGTTCGAGTACACCGGTCGCATCGTGCCCGCAGTGAACATGGGGTCGTACAACTACCTCGGCTTCGCCGAGGACACGCCGAGCATCACGCACGAGGTACTAGATTCGATTGACGACTACGGTCTCGCCTCGTGCAGCGCGCCGCAGGAGTTGGGCCAAAGCTCCCTCGTGGCTCGTCTCGAGCGCGAGTTTGCCGAGTTCCTCGGCAAGGAGGACGCCATTGTGTGCGGTATGGGCTTCGGCACCAACTTTCGCGGCCTTCCTGCCCTCTTCGGCAAGGAGGCACTAGTGCTGTCCGACAGCCTCAACCACTCCTCGCTCGTCAACGGCGTGCGATCGTCTGGCGCCAAGGTCAAGGTGTTTCAGCACGACCACTTTGATGAGGTGGAGAAGTACCTGCGCGAGGGCGTGGTGCTCGGTCAGGACTCCTGCGGCGAGTACAAACCCTACAAGCG
This DNA window, taken from Leishmania panamensis strain MHOM/PA/94/PSC-1 chromosome 34 sequence, encodes the following:
- a CDS encoding serine palmitoyltransferase, putative (TriTrypDB/GeneDB-style sysID: LpmP.34.0300) produces the protein MSTTAVIHNSMQATSTPRNEAAVKREIALQEVAEVADNKSQVFPKSPADTKEGAHEVVTTTEPFKHHLSLWTKVTSYFTLVMMFLFARVREGYCQVFPREEDHVRPGYAPIVKDFDHYWNRRFYRRVRDCFMRPIDSRPSRVIGLMERVSRDHNDTFEYTGRIVPAVNMGSYNYLGFAEDTPSITHEVLDSIDDYGLASCSAPQELGQSSLVARLEREFAEFLGKEDAIVCGMGFGTNFRGLPALFGKEALVLSDSLNHSSLVNGVRSSGAKVKVFQHDHFDEVEKYLREGVVLGQDSCGEYKPYKRIVIIVEGIYSMEGEIVNLKRLVDLKKKYKALLFMDEAHSIGAIGRTGRGVCEHCGVDPKDVDVLMGTFTKSFGSIGGYIAADKPLIHYLREHSTIALHCDPLAPPCAQQVLSVLHALLGKDGTDLGEKRLRQLKDNSTFFRRGLLDLGLVVLGDDSSPVVPVMCYNLGRLSALSRLCLERGVAIVVVGYPATPLLLGRVRFCVSACHTREDLQHTLDVMRELKNYVYMECSKK